The Thermoplasma sp. Kam2015 sequence ACGTTCCGCGTGAATATGAGTATGACGAATGCCAGCACCATGAGTCCGGATAACAGTATCATCTTCGGCTTCAGCTTCATTTTCACCCTTGGATAGAGAAGGATGAATACCGCGCCGGAGACCAGACTTATAAATATCACGATCGATGTGTAGACTGCGTTGATGCCCAGCGACGATAGGTAATACGGGACGATGATGGCCATGGCCGCAAATATGAAGGAACGAAAGGCCTTTGCTACCGTCAGAAGGAGGGTGTAGGCATGCATGAAAATGTATGATAAAAAATGATAAAAAATTGTGCTTTAGAATGTTCAGTGCCTCCTGAGCAGGGCCACGACGGCGATCGATCCTACGATGAGCCCTGCAACGACACCGATCACCAGGTATTCAAACACAACGCTTGAAGGTACGGCTTTAACTGGTTTAGAGACTTCGAAGGTCACCGTGGTTTTCGCATGCTGTCCATCAGGGCTTGTTACAAGCAGCGTCACCGTATAGCTGCCGGGAGACGTGGCCTGGAATGACGCATAGTTCGTGCCGGTGACGTTCTTCGTCATCACGCTGCCTGATGAGCTGTTGACGAAAATAACAGCATTTACATCATAGCCCGTGTAAGAGAAGGAAACGTTGACGCTTCCGTAGACCGTGGTGTTCGAAGCAGGTGTGTATATTGTCGCCGTTGGATAGAACTGCGATGCCGGAACGTTGACCATGTTTATGGACGTGTAATTGTATGATCCGGTTGCCGTCACCTCTGTAAGATTGAACGTCAGCATGCCGTATGGAAGCATCGAACCGTTGACGGCTATGGTTCCGGACTTAGCCGTCGGCTGTATTGTCGTCACCGCATTACCATTGTAATAAACCGTGATCGAATATGCAGACGTCAGGTTCAGGTTCACGCTGGATGAGTATGCAATGTTGAATATTCCATAGGCGTATGACGGCCCGCTGAGGCTAACAGACGGAGATGGTACAGATGCGGCATAATAGAACTCCATGGATGCGCTGTATTCTATTCCTAGCGTGTCATTGTAGTATACGGTTATTGTGTCAAGGCCGGATGGCAACGATGAATTCAGGCCAAAGACCTGAACCTGCTGGGCGGCCTGCACCGCCTGTCCGTCCTGCCCGAAGCTGATGGGCTTCATGCCGTTCACGCTGTACCACATGTAGTTTATGTATGCGCCGATCGGGGAAAGATAATCCGAGTACAGGGCCTCCGAGTACAGGGCCTCAAATGTGGTCGATGGTGTCACTACAGGGACGCCGTATATGTTGTCCACTGCGTTGGAGAACAGCGAAACTGATGGCCCGCTGCCTATCGTTAACAGCGTCAGGTATGAAACGTCGTGGTCAAGGTAAAGGCCGTTTGCCGCCTGATACACTGGAGCCGACGAATTCGTTATGCCTAGGTAAAGTACGGTGCCTGGAGGCAGACTGTTTGGTATTTTGTAATTAACGTAGCCGGTCGCGTTGGTATACTGCACAGTACCCGGCAACATCATAGTGGGCGTTGACGGACCGTAGAAGTTCAGCGATCCCGGTACGTACAGTGCAACCTGCGCATTCGGTATGCCGACATTGAATGGAAGATACTGGCCCTGCGCAACTGGGAGATAGCTAACTTCATTGTCAAGCAGATAGTTCTCGACAGGATTGCTGAATAATATATTGGCCGTGATCTGCGGTGTCAGCACAAACGAGGTCTCATTGACCATTCCTGAATAGACCGCATAGACGTATATTCTGGTATCATGCGCCACGTTCCATGTATCGAGGAATGCCTGCCCTTTGAGGTTTGTAAGGCCATATGAGGTTACATTAGTCATTAGAAGCTTTGAATTGTTATCCACGTTCAGATTGCTGACGTTTAAGCTCGAGTTGTACGACAGCAGCACAAGTGCATTGTAGACCGGTGTGCCGTTGAACGAAACGTTGACTATCTGCATGTTGGGTTCGATCGGCGGCTCGAACGTTCCGAAGTATCCATAGGAGGAGTTGAAGCTGCCGGAATAATCAAAGGCCGGGAAACCGCCCATAAGATGATCGTACTCTGCATGCACGCTGAGCTTCTCTGACATAATCTTTGAATCGCTGGCATTGGCGATCTGCTTCTGGCCTATCCAGGTGAAGGCGTATGAAAGATGGTTATCGTATGTACCGTTGATCTCAAGGAAGCCCTGTTCCATGAACGTCTTATTGTAAATCTTCAGCATACCTCCGGAATATGAGAAGTTGTATGGACCAGGAACCGTGCTGTTTTGCAGGGCTATGATCTGTCCAGATGCGGTCATGAAGGTAAGGTTCAGCGATTTTGGCGCATTTGTTATCCTAGAATCGTTTCCGGACACGTTGAAGTAGTAGGTCGTCGAGGCCTGGAGCCCAGACGGCTGTCCCATGGTTATGAGCGATGAAGCCGTGACGTTTCCGTATAGGCTGAAGTTACCCTTCTCCCTGTCCGGAGTTATGTTGAAGGGCTGGGTCAGGAACATCTTCGTGTCGTTCATGAAGTTCGGCACGTTTATGGTGCCCCAGCCGGTGAGCATGCTGTAACCATCGGTTGTTGTGTAATAGTTAGAAGGATAGTTCTGCGGACCGTCAAGCGTATAGGACAGATTCACCATCATGGCGCTGAGCGGGTTCGTGCCGTTTGATACGGTGAAGTAAGGATCGGGTATACGAGCCGGATTCTGGCTGTATTCATTGCCCAGTTCGTACAGCAGCGGGTTTATATCACCGAGATAGTCGACGTGTATCGTCGCGTTGAGATAGCTTATTATGTCGGCTATCATGCCTGCAGTGGTCGGCGTGGCCTCGCTCGTGCCGCCGAAGAACCATGAACCCCAATCGCCGTCTATGAGCTCGGTCTGGTTGAAGCCGGCCTCGGCGGAGACCTCAACCTCAGACATCCTCCCCGTGTTTGGAACCAGGTAGCCGTGCTGCCACCAGGGCTGCTTGAAGAAGATGCTCAGCGCTGCGCTTCCTGCGCCGGTTGATATGACCTGCGGCGTACCGTTCACCACGGTGTACTGATTGTTGTCCCAGTATGCCTGTGTGAAGCCGTGATCATGCGATAGGCCTATGCTTACCACATTCATGTTCAGATCGGGCCAGTAGTAGGGCGGTGCGCTGCTGTAGTTGGCAGTTCCGAAGGTGACGTTGAACCTTGAGTACATGCCGGTTACCGGAAATTCAACGCCGGTCTGGTTGAACATGGTCACCTGGTTGCCGCCCACACCCGTAACCCATGGCGAGGTTCCCGGAAATTCTCCGGATATCATGTTCGTGTATCCGTCGTATCCTCCGGAGTCACCGGTTGCCGCCACGATTGTCGAACCCCTCATGCTCAGTAATTCGAACAGGAGGTTCATCAGATCTGCGGACTGCCAGGTCGGCCCGTACATGTTCCACCATGAATCCTCGGAACCGCTCCAGCTGTTAGTTATGACCTGGGGTACCTTACTCAAGTTATAGAGCCTAATATAGGCATGATCCAGAGCCACGGTCGATAATGATGGTATCGCCATTATGTCCAGATGCGCTTTCGGTGCGACTGTCGCTGAATACTGTGTATCCAGGGTGAATTCGCCTAGGTATCCGTCCGTGTACGGTACATATATGTAAGGGGACGGATTTGGAGGCGCCTGATGTGTTATTCCGCTCGCATTCAGGTATGTCACGCGCCCCACTATGGCGCTTGCATTTCCGAACACCTCCTCTCCATATTTCACCATGTCGTTGTAGTTCCAGGCTGGATATGCCAGCGTTGCGTTTACGTACCCCGTACCCATGACTATGGCTATGGTCGTACCAGTGCCGTTCGCACCTGGTTCACCCGCAGTGCCGTTGAGGACTCTGCCGATGCCGTATATCCATACAAGATCAGAGGGGAATAGTGCCTGGAACGGCGGCGTGTATCCCGTTATATTCGATCCGGGATATGGACCGTTGGTCAGGGGTAGCTGAGCCCACACGTATTTCTTGGCATAGAAACCAACTACCTGAGGATGCGTCAGGTTTATCGGGCCTCCAGGCGTTGTGGGGGAAAGCCTGGGCGCATCGTATGTGCCTTTGAGCGTTGGGTATACTGGATTGGATGTCATCTGCATGTTCGTCAGGCCGTCAACCGATATTATGTAACGCCCTATTGATGCCGGAAGCTCTATGCTTCCCATGTTGGCAAAGAGGACGTTTCCGCTGCTGTTCTCAAAGTAATAGAGATCTGTGTGGAACGTCTTCTCTATCAGGGATACGTTGCCTGAGAGATCCACAGCGAAGGGTGTGCTTGAGGAAACACTGAAGCCCATGCCCCTGAAATACGACTCAACGGTGGACTGTGCCTGATAATTGCCGAAGAGGCTGTTTATCTGATCCTCTGAAAGCCAGTGCCTGTAGAGCGGGCTGCCGGGAGAGTTTATCTCCGTGGCGTATTGATTCAGCAGCGGAAGGTTGGCCGGCATGATACCGATCACCAGATGGAGATCCGTATTTGGGCTCATCCTTTCAAAGGGATGAAACCCCGCAGATATCAATCCGGATGATACATTATCACCCGATCGCATCAGTGGACCTGAATTCAGAGCCTGAACGCTGATCTGTTGAGGGTTCGAGGATCCAATCGGACCCAAAAATGATAGGACGCTCAACACAGCGATAATAATAACGACAAAAGTAAGCATGTTTCCATGTTTCATGATGTTTGATCACAATATTTTATTAAAATTTTCGCTTAAAAAATAGATACTCAACTCATCGTTCCATAGCACATTATAGTTTCCTCGTATGATTCAAAGCATGCATGCCCTTTTCGATCCGAGCGATCGATTTACAATATTTATATTCTATGATATTTTTTAGACATAAATGCTTATATAATATGTACATATCACATATTTTGTGAATAATCAAGGATATTCATCTCTAAGAAAAAATGCGATAGGACTTAAGGAAAACATGTTTCAGGGCGTTGCCGGTTCTGCACCCGCTGGTGCTGCCGTTGCAACGCTGACGGGGGCCGCGGCCTATGCGCTTGGATCGCTTCCTCTGGCCGCATTCATCGCCTTCCTTGTTGTGTTCCTGAATGCCTTCATAATAAGCCGTCTTTCAACCAGGATAGCCGGTGCTGGGGGCTACTATTACTACGTCAGAAGCGGCCTGGGAAGCCGCCCCGCAAGGTTCACCGGCTTTCTATACATGTTCTATCAGGTGATGGCGCTGTCCTTCATATCGCTCAGCGTTGGAGTCTTCGTTCCAGCAGTCCTCGGATCTGTATTCGGCATAGCGATACCTGGATATCTGATGTATGTCCTGATTATCGCTGTGCTTGCCTCCGGTTTCCTTATATCCTACAGCGGTGTGAAGGAATCTACAAGATACACGATGTACATGGCCATAGCAGAGATGGCGATAGTGGCCGGCATGGGCATCGTCATCCTGGCCATGAGGCCGTCCATAAACACAGCATCCGTTTTCACCCCAAAGTTCGCCTACGGCGGACTCTCGGGTGTTGGAATAGGCGTTCTGCTGATGTACACCGCCTTCTCCGGCTTCGGTGCATCAACCCCGCTGGGGGAGGAGTCCAGGGAGGCTGAGAGAACAATATCGAAGTCTGTGCTCTTCACCGTTATAGTATTAGGAGCATTCTTCGTCTTCACCTCCTACTACTTCACGGTTGCATGGGGCCCGGCAAACATGGCCAGCTACGCCAGCCCGGACAACCTGGCTCCAGGCATCACCATGATCAGGAGCTATCTCGGTACCGGAGCGGCAATACTAATAACGGTGCTGTTCATAAACAGCCTTCTCACCGGTACGGTTGTCGTGACCAACAGCACGTCGCGAGTCATGATGGCCATGTCCAGGGACGGGATAATACACGGTGCCTTCAGCGGTGTGAGCCGCAGAAAGACCCCGCATATATCCGCAGCATTCGTATCAGCCATGGCAGCAGCCATAGCCATAATATCTGCCGCTGTGATGGGCGGGTTCGGGGCATTCATAATGACTGCAACGGCAGCAACGCTAGGAGTCCTGCTGGTTCATGCGCTGATAAATGTCTCACTGCCGGCTTCTGACATACGACTTCACCGATACCCCTACGGCAGCATGACGATCTCGGTTGTGTCAATAGCTGTGCTAGGCTTCATATTTTACAGCACATTCATGTCTATAAGCACACCGGTCATCGTTGGATCGGCAGCATTCGCGATCTTCTCTGCTGCAGTATTGATCCACTCTATCAGGAATCCCGCTGGTGGATCTGGTATAGAAGCATCAGTCGAATCATGATTGTCGATGGAAAAAAACAGGAGATATGACTAAATATTAAAAATTTTTAATTTTATTCATGCTTTAACTGTATACCTCTTCTCTCCAGAGGTTTCCTCGAGGTTTCTTCCCTTTGTCTCAGGAAGCAACACCAACGTCAGTATGAAGGCTACGATTGCGAATATAGCTAGGATTGTGAAAAGCAGTGGAAGGTGTGCTGATGCGTCTGTCCCAAGTATTATCGCGTCGACGAACGTACCTATGAATGCTCCTGTCTTACCGCCCGCCGCTGACATCCCGGTTCCGAGACCCCTCGTGGTGACAGGGAAAACCTCGGGCGGATATACAAACGTTGTGACGTTTGGCCCGAACATTATGAAGAAGTAGCTAACACCGTAAAGCCCCAGGAAGAGGCTGAGGTTCCCTATGATGGAGTGGTAGCCTATCGCTATTATCGCATACGTCGCTGCCATCACGGCGAAGCCCGTTAGCTGTATCGTTTTCCTGCCTATCCTGTCGATTGTGAACGTGGCTATCCAGTAGCCTGGAAACGCTGCAACCGCAAATATCAAAAGTGTGTACTCAGTGGATTTTATAAGCGCAGGCATGCCCTTTATTGTTGATGGTACAAGCGCTGAGAGTATCGTTGTGGACATTATCGAGTTTCCGTACAGTGCCCAGTCCATAAGGAACCAAGCCCCCATTGTTCCTATCAGCGTCAGAAGGAACGTCCTGTCCCTGAAGAGCGTTGACCACTTGGCCTTAACAACGTACTTCTCGTCATCTGAAACGCTCACATTTATGCCGGTGTATTCCTTAAGATCTCTGGCAGCTTTATTCACATCGCCCCTGGCAGCTGCGGTGTATCTGGGAGGCTCGGGCATCTTCAGCCTGAAGTATATGACTATTGCCGCAGGTATCGCTCCTATGGCAAGCAGCGCCTTCCATGTTATGGCCGGCGATACGCCGTGCAGCATGAATGCAAGCGCTATGAGAGGCCCGGCTACGAGGCCGAAGCTCTGCATGGAGAGTATGCTTCCTATGAATTTGCCGCGGCTCTTCGTGTTGGAATATTCTGCCATTATTGTGGAGCTGGTGGCGTAGTCCCCGCCTATACCTATACCAAGCAGAAACCTCCATCCTATAAGAGCGATGGCGTTGTTGTAGGGCGTCAGAAATGCGCTGCCCAAAGCTCCGATTATCAGTATGGCCAGTTCAAGGCCGTATATCCTCTTCCTTCCCAGATAATCGAGCAGCCTTCCGAACAGGATCGCGCCGATCACCGCCGATATGAGCGATGTGGAGCTTATCAGACCCTTGTAGAACGTATCTATAGTGGTCCATCCCGAGAGGGAAAGTAGCGATACAACAACCCCTATTATGAACAGGTCGTAGGCATCGGTGAAGAAGCCGAGGCCCGATATCAGAAGGGTTTTGATGTGGAAACTTCCCTGAGATCTGTTCAGGGCTTCGTTTATGGCATCCAAACCACCATTGTTCTCTGTCATCATCTATTTATAGGCCGCGGTTATTTTACGTTTTTCTATATAATATATTTTCACTTCATATACCTATATATTCTATATAAAAAACCAGATCTTTAAACTTAAATACGCTCAGGCATTTGTTAAAGGTATGCCTTTCAGGGCGAAGATGAGGATACCTGCATCCCTCTGCATGAGGTGCAGGGGCGCAAAGAGGCTATGCGGCCTCTCATACTGCCCCATAGAGATCGAGCTGATCACGAGATCGAAGGTCGGGATCCAGGGCAGCGTGAGGGAGATCGAGGGATCTTCGCCGCCATCCGTGTTCGTGGGCCGCTATGGATATCCGAAGGTATCCGTTTACCCGTCCGCACCGCCGATTAAGGGCGATACAAGCAGTTTAGCCGTGAGCGCTGCATGGATCGACATGCCGCTGGAGGAGTTCATATCGCAGAGGCTGTCGATGCTGAGGGGATCCACCGAGTTCAGCGTGAATGCGGCCGTGGATCCTGATAAATTGCTCCAGAGGATACAGGAGATATCGTTATCGAAGGGATCGGTTGACGTCGACATACTGCTGGAGAAGCCAATCGACACTTCCAGGATCGAGATAGATGACCATGTCACGCCCATGGGACCGGCTTCCCCAATGAAATCGTTCACGCTTGATTCCACAAAGACGGATCAGCACATAGAGAAGGTGTATTACGATACGGATCTTAAGGCCAGGGATGCAGTCCTAGCGCTCTACAAAGACAAAATAGATGTTGAGAGGATATCGCAGTCGCTGAGCGTCGGGATCATGGGAGAGGGTAGGAGGAGGAAGATAGTGCCCACCAGATGGTCGATAACGGCCGTGGACACGATGATATCAGATGATCTCGTCGAAGATATCAAGGATATGCCGTCAATCGATAAGTTCCTGGCCTACAGGATGAGGGTCAACGGGAACTACTTCATGGCCATACTCACGCCGTCTAACTGGATATACGAGTGGGGCGAATCGTGGTTCCCGGGAAGCACATGGAACATGTGGGGAGATGAGGCCGAGGTGGAGATCGACTACGAGGGATACTACGGCCGCAAGACGTATCCGGACATCGGCGGATGCTACTACTCCAGCAGGGTTGCAGTTGGCGAGGCGTTCAAGAGGATGGGTAGGAGCGGCGGTGCGATAACATGGCGCGAGATATATCCCGGTTTCAACATACCGGTGGGCGTCTGGTTCGTCAGGGAAAACATGCGTAGGCTCTTCTCGCAGAATCCTGAGGAGTTCGATACAATCGATGAAGCCATAAAA is a genomic window containing:
- a CDS encoding MFS transporter, encoding MTENNGGLDAINEALNRSQGSFHIKTLLISGLGFFTDAYDLFIIGVVVSLLSLSGWTTIDTFYKGLISSTSLISAVIGAILFGRLLDYLGRKRIYGLELAILIIGALGSAFLTPYNNAIALIGWRFLLGIGIGGDYATSSTIMAEYSNTKSRGKFIGSILSMQSFGLVAGPLIALAFMLHGVSPAITWKALLAIGAIPAAIVIYFRLKMPEPPRYTAAARGDVNKAARDLKEYTGINVSVSDDEKYVVKAKWSTLFRDRTFLLTLIGTMGAWFLMDWALYGNSIMSTTILSALVPSTIKGMPALIKSTEYTLLIFAVAAFPGYWIATFTIDRIGRKTIQLTGFAVMAATYAIIAIGYHSIIGNLSLFLGLYGVSYFFIMFGPNVTTFVYPPEVFPVTTRGLGTGMSAAGGKTGAFIGTFVDAIILGTDASAHLPLLFTILAIFAIVAFILTLVLLPETKGRNLEETSGEKRYTVKA
- a CDS encoding Nre family DNA repair protein; translated protein: MPFRAKMRIPASLCMRCRGAKRLCGLSYCPIEIELITRSKVGIQGSVREIEGSSPPSVFVGRYGYPKVSVYPSAPPIKGDTSSLAVSAAWIDMPLEEFISQRLSMLRGSTEFSVNAAVDPDKLLQRIQEISLSKGSVDVDILLEKPIDTSRIEIDDHVTPMGPASPMKSFTLDSTKTDQHIEKVYYDTDLKARDAVLALYKDKIDVERISQSLSVGIMGEGRRRKIVPTRWSITAVDTMISDDLVEDIKDMPSIDKFLAYRMRVNGNYFMAILTPSNWIYEWGESWFPGSTWNMWGDEAEVEIDYEGYYGRKTYPDIGGCYYSSRVAVGEAFKRMGRSGGAITWREIYPGFNIPVGVWFVRENMRRLFSQNPEEFDTIDEAIKYVSEWMKVPPDKWKSNSYVYRTLRYNNLERFFSI
- a CDS encoding APC family permease, which translates into the protein MNNQGYSSLRKNAIGLKENMFQGVAGSAPAGAAVATLTGAAAYALGSLPLAAFIAFLVVFLNAFIISRLSTRIAGAGGYYYYVRSGLGSRPARFTGFLYMFYQVMALSFISLSVGVFVPAVLGSVFGIAIPGYLMYVLIIAVLASGFLISYSGVKESTRYTMYMAIAEMAIVAGMGIVILAMRPSINTASVFTPKFAYGGLSGVGIGVLLMYTAFSGFGASTPLGEESREAERTISKSVLFTVIVLGAFFVFTSYYFTVAWGPANMASYASPDNLAPGITMIRSYLGTGAAILITVLFINSLLTGTVVVTNSTSRVMMAMSRDGIIHGAFSGVSRRKTPHISAAFVSAMAAAIAIISAAVMGGFGAFIMTATAATLGVLLVHALINVSLPASDIRLHRYPYGSMTISVVSIAVLGFIFYSTFMSISTPVIVGSAAFAIFSAAVLIHSIRNPAGGSGIEASVES
- a CDS encoding protease pro-enzyme activation domain-containing protein, whose protein sequence is MKHGNMLTFVVIIIAVLSVLSFLGPIGSSNPQQISVQALNSGPLMRSGDNVSSGLISAGFHPFERMSPNTDLHLVIGIMPANLPLLNQYATEINSPGSPLYRHWLSEDQINSLFGNYQAQSTVESYFRGMGFSVSSSTPFAVDLSGNVSLIEKTFHTDLYYFENSSGNVLFANMGSIELPASIGRYIISVDGLTNMQMTSNPVYPTLKGTYDAPRLSPTTPGGPINLTHPQVVGFYAKKYVWAQLPLTNGPYPGSNITGYTPPFQALFPSDLVWIYGIGRVLNGTAGEPGANGTGTTIAIVMGTGYVNATLAYPAWNYNDMVKYGEEVFGNASAIVGRVTYLNASGITHQAPPNPSPYIYVPYTDGYLGEFTLDTQYSATVAPKAHLDIMAIPSLSTVALDHAYIRLYNLSKVPQVITNSWSGSEDSWWNMYGPTWQSADLMNLLFELLSMRGSTIVAATGDSGGYDGYTNMISGEFPGTSPWVTGVGGNQVTMFNQTGVEFPVTGMYSRFNVTFGTANYSSAPPYYWPDLNMNVVSIGLSHDHGFTQAYWDNNQYTVVNGTPQVISTGAGSAALSIFFKQPWWQHGYLVPNTGRMSEVEVSAEAGFNQTELIDGDWGSWFFGGTSEATPTTAGMIADIISYLNATIHVDYLGDINPLLYELGNEYSQNPARIPDPYFTVSNGTNPLSAMMVNLSYTLDGPQNYPSNYYTTTDGYSMLTGWGTINVPNFMNDTKMFLTQPFNITPDREKGNFSLYGNVTASSLITMGQPSGLQASTTYYFNVSGNDSRITNAPKSLNLTFMTASGQIIALQNSTVPGPYNFSYSGGMLKIYNKTFMEQGFLEINGTYDNHLSYAFTWIGQKQIANASDSKIMSEKLSVHAEYDHLMGGFPAFDYSGSFNSSYGYFGTFEPPIEPNMQIVNVSFNGTPVYNALVLLSYNSSLNVSNLNVDNNSKLLMTNVTSYGLTNLKGQAFLDTWNVAHDTRIYVYAVYSGMVNETSFVLTPQITANILFSNPVENYLLDNEVSYLPVAQGQYLPFNVGIPNAQVALYVPGSLNFYGPSTPTMMLPGTVQYTNATGYVNYKIPNSLPPGTVLYLGITNSSAPVYQAANGLYLDHDVSYLTLLTIGSGPSVSLFSNAVDNIYGVPVVTPSTTFEALYSEALYSDYLSPIGAYINYMWYSVNGMKPISFGQDGQAVQAAQQVQVFGLNSSLPSGLDTITVYYNDTLGIEYSASMEFYYAASVPSPSVSLSGPSYAYGIFNIAYSSSVNLNLTSAYSITVYYNGNAVTTIQPTAKSGTIAVNGSMLPYGMLTFNLTEVTATGSYNYTSINMVNVPASQFYPTATIYTPASNTTVYGSVNVSFSYTGYDVNAVIFVNSSSGSVMTKNVTGTNYASFQATSPGSYTVTLLVTSPDGQHAKTTVTFEVSKPVKAVPSSVVFEYLVIGVVAGLIVGSIAVVALLRRH